Proteins encoded in a region of the Rutidosis leptorrhynchoides isolate AG116_Rl617_1_P2 chromosome 9, CSIRO_AGI_Rlap_v1, whole genome shotgun sequence genome:
- the LOC139866821 gene encoding sulfate transporter 4.1, chloroplastic-like — MEITYASSSLPDVVTLSSASKTPATSRPVKVIPFQHAYDAGDITPTSKTPFTKWRTKVKRMKTVDWVDFLLPCSRWIRTYNWRENLQPDVIAGVTVGVMLVPQSMSYAKLAGLKPIYGLYTGLVPLFVYSVFGSSRQLAVGPVALVSLLVSNVLGNVDSSTELYTELAILLSLMVGILECTMGLLRLGWLIRFISHSVISGFTTASAFVIALSQAKYFLGYDVDRSSQIIPLVKSIISGADQFQWPPFVTGSSILAIILIMKHLGKSRKNLRFLRAGGPLTAVVLGTAFVKIFHPSSISLVGDIPQGLPPFSIPKDFSHVKSLIPTAFLITGVAILESVGIAKALAAKNGYELDSNQELFGLGVANICGSFFSSYPSTGSFSRSAVNHESGAKTGLSGIIMGIIMACALLFMTPLFEYIPQCALAAIVISAVIGLVDYDEAIFLWRVDKKDFFLWAVTGITTLFLGIEIGVLVGVGFSLAFVIHESANPHIAVLGRLPGTTVYRNIQQYPEAYTYNGIVIVRIDAPIYFANTSYIKDRLREYEIVVDQSTKRGPEVERIYFVILEMAPVTYVDSSAVQTLKELYLEYNSRDIQIAIANPNKEVLLTLAKSGFIEQVGKEWCFVRVHDAVQVCLQHVPNPNNSPKMPESSRDKSSRFLERLGTKRKDDLSISELESGERGSVISKESDPQLEPLLSSKSH, encoded by the exons ATGGAGATAACCTACGCATCCTCTAGTCTCCCTGACGTAGTCACACTCTCATCGGCGTCCAAAACTCCGGCGACTTCTCGACCTGTTAAAGTCATACCATTCCAGCATGCGTACGACGCCGGAGATATAACTCCGACGTCAAAAACGCCGTTTACGAAATGGAGAACGAAAGTGAAGCGAATGAAAACAGTAGATTGGGTTGACTTTTTACTTCCGTGTTCCAGATGGATTCGTACTTATAATTGGCGTGAGAATTTACAGCCTGACGTCATCGCCGGAGTAACCGTCGGAGTTATGCTGGTTCCTCAG TCTATGTCATATGCAAAGCTAGCCGGACTTAAGCCAATATACGGACTTT ATACTGGATTAGTGCCTTTATTCGTGTATTCCGTATTTGGGTCATCCCGCCAACTTGCTGTTGGTCCAGTAGCATTGGTGTCTCTACTGGTCTCTAATGTCTTGGGCAATGTTGATTCATCTACTGAGTTATATACGGAACTTGCAATATTGTTGTCACTCATGGTTGGAATTCTAGAATGCACAATGGGTCTCTTGAG GCTTGGATGGCTTATCCGCTTTATCAGCCACTCTGTAATTTCGGGCTTTACAACTGCTTCAGCTTTTGTTATTGCTTTGTCACAAGCAAAATATTTCCTGGGATATGATGTGGACAGAAGTAGCCAAATAATcccattggtcaagagtataatatCAGGAGCAGATCAG TTCCAATGGCCTCCATTCGTGACAGGGTCTTCAATCCTAGCAATTATTTTGATCATGAAACATTTG GGAAAATCACGGAAGAATTTGCGGTTTCTGCGAGCGGGTGGTCCCCTCACTGCTGTTGTTCTGGGTACAGCCTTTGTGAAAATATTTCATCCCTCTTCCATTTCTTTG GTGGGAGATATACCTCAAGGGCTTCCACCATTTTCCATACCGAAAGACTTTAGCCATGTCAAGTCCTTAATCCCAACTGCGTTTCTCATTACCGGCGTGGCTATACTG GAATCTGTTGGGATTGCCAAAGCCCTAGCAGCAAAGAACGGATATGAACTGGACTCAAATCAAGAG TTATTTGGCCTCGGTGTGGCCAATATTTGTGGGTCCTTCTTCTCATCATACCCTTCAACTG GTTCCTTCTCAAGGTCAGCAGTTAATCATGAAAGTGGGGCAAAAACTGGGTTATCTGGAATCATCATGGGGATTATTATGGCATGTGCTTTGTTATTCATGACACCATTATTCGAGTATATACCTCAG TGTGCTCTTGCGGCTATCGTGATCTCTGCTGTAATCGGGCTG GTGGATTATGATGAGGCAATATTTTTATGGCGGGTAGATAAGAAAGATTTTTTTCTTTGGGCAGTTACTGGTATAACAACCTTGTTTCTTGGGATTGAGATCGGTGTCCTTGTTGGG GTTGGTTTTTCTCTTGCTTTCGTGATCCATGAATCAGCGAATCCACATATTG CTGTGTTGGGGAGACTTCCTGGCACCACAGTTTATAGGAACATCCAACAATACCCAGAAGCATATACATACAATGGCATTGTTATTGTTCGTATTGATGCACCTATTTATTTTGCCAACACAAGCTATATTAAAGACAG GCTTCGAGAGTATGAAATTGTGGTCGATCAATCGACCAAACGTGGACCAGAAGTTGAAaggatatattttgtaatcttggaGATGGCAC CTGTTACTTATGTCGACTCTAGTGCAGTTCAAACACTGAAAGAATTGTATCTTGAATACAATTCAAGAGACATTCAG ATAGCTATTGCCAACCCGAACAAAGAAGTACTCTTAACACTAGCAAAATCTGGATTCATTGAGCAAGTAGGTAAAGAGTGGTGTTTTGTGAGAGTGCATGACGCCGTTCAAGTTTGCCTTCAACACGTTCCTAATCCAAACAACTCACCTAAAATGCCTGAATCATCTCGTGACAAAAGTTCCAGGTTTTTGGAACGACTAGGAACGAAAAGAAAGGATGATTTATCAATATCTGAATTGGAGTCGGGTGAAAGGGGTTCAGTAATCTCTAAAGAATCCGACCCTCAATTGGAACCCTTGCTATCGAGCAAATCTCATTAA